In the genome of Streptomyces sp. NBC_00259, the window TACGTCGAGCACCGCCACATCGGGGCGGGCCGCGGGGATCCTGACCAGCGCGTCGGCGGCCGTACCGGCCTCGCCGACGACCTCGATGTCGTCCTCCACGGAGAGCAGCTCGTACACGCCACGCCGAACGACCTCGTGGTCGTCAACCAGAAATACCGTGATTTTTCGTTCTTCGTGCACGGGGTAAGTCTCACATACTCACTCTTCCAATGCCCGGGGTGCCCGGGATAACGTGCCGGTGTTCCGGCAGCCTGCAGGGCTGTGACCAGTGGTTGTTCCCGAATTTCTCGATTTACTTGGAAATCCAAGCAAAATCGCAGGTCAAATGGGGTTTCGCAGTAATGCTCCCCACTGGGTAACGTGCCTTTGGCAGGCCGCTCGCCGGGGCACCTGTCACGCCTGTTCCCGGCCGAGCCGCACCCACCCCGTGCACCGTACGGATACAGGCGAGCCGCACTGGACCCCGGCGGACCCCGGGGGCCGGACAGACGGAGGAGCACGCACGTGACCGTGGAGAGCACTGCCGCGCGCAAACCGCGCCGCAGCAGTAAGCGCGTCAGCGCAGCGAAGAAGCCAGCCAGTTCCGAGCCCCAGCTCGTACAGCTGCTGACGCCGGAGGGTGAGCGGGTCGAGCACCCGGACTACGACATCGACCTCAGCCCCGAAGAGCTCCGCGGGCTCTACCGGGACATGGTCCTCACCCGTCGTTTCGACGCCGAGGCCACCGCTCTCCAGCGGCAGGGCGAGCTGGGCCTGTGGGCCTCGCTGCTCGGCCAGGAGGCCGCCCAGATCGGCTCCGGCCGCGCGCTGCGCGACGACGACTACGTCTTCCCGACGTACCGCGAGCACGGCGTCGCCTGGTGCCGCGGGGTCGACCCGACGAACCTGCTGGGCATGTTCCGTGGCGTGAACCACGGCGGCTGGGACCCCAACAGCAACAACTTCCACCTGTACACCATCGTGATCGGTTCGCAGACGCTGCACGCGACCGGCTACGCGATGGGCGTGGCCAAGGACGGCGCCGACTCCGCGGTCATCGCGTACTTCGGTGACGGTGCCTCCAGCCAGGGAGACGTCGCCGAGTCCTTCACCTTCTCCGCGGTCTACAACGCCCCGGTCGTGTTCTTCTGCCAGAACAACCAGTGGGCGATCTCCGAGCCCACCGAGCGCCAGACCCGGGTGCCGCTCTACCAGCGCGCCCAGGGCTTCGGCTTCCCCGGCGTCCGGGTCGACGGCAACGACGTGCTCGCCTGCCTCGCCGTGACCCGCTCCGCGCTGGAGCGCGCCCGCCGCGGCGAGGGCCCGACCCTGGTCGAGGCCTTCACGTACCGGATGGGTGCCCACACCACCTCCGACGACCCCACCAAGTACCGGCACGACGACGAGCGGCAGGCCTGGGAGGCCAAGGACCCGATCCTGCGTCTGCGCACGTACCTGGAGAACCAGGGCCTCGCCGACGAGGCGTTCTTCACGGAGCTCGACAAGGAGAGCGACGTGCTCGCGAAGCGCGTCCGCGAGGCCGTCCGTGCCATGCCCGACCCGGACCACATGGCGATCTTCGACAACGTCTACGCCGACGGGCACGCCCTCGTCGACGAGGAGCGCGCGCAGTTCGCCGCGTACCAGGCGTCGTTCGCCGACGCTTCCGAGGAGGGCAAGTAAGCCATGGCCGTAGAGAAGATGTCGCTCGCCAAGGCGCTCAACGAGTCGCTGCGCAAGGCCCTCGACACCGACCCCAAGGTCCTCATCATGGGTGAGGACGTCGGCAAGCTCGGTGGGGTCTTCCGCATCACCGACGGGCTCCAGAAGGACTTCGGCGAGGAGCGGGTCATCGACACCCCGCTCGCCGAGTCCGGCATCGTCGGCACCGCGATCGGTCTCGCGCTGCGCGGCTACCGCCCGGTCGTCGAGATCCAGTTCGACGGTTTCGTCTTCCCCGCGTACGACCAGATCGTCACGCAGCTCGCCAAGATGCACGCCCGTGCGCTCGGCAAGATCAAGCTGCCCGTCGTCGTCCGTATCCCGTACGGCGGCGGCATCGGCGCGGTCGAGCACCACTCCGAGTCGCCCGAGGCCCTCTTCGCGCACGTCGCGGGCCTCAAGGTTGTCTCCCCGTCGAACGCGTCCGACGGCTACTGGATGCTGCAGCAGGCCATCCAGAGCGACGACCCGGTGATCTTCTTCGAGCCGAAGCGCCGCTACTGGGACAAGGGCGAGGTCGACATCGAGTCCATCCCGGACCCGCTGCACGCCGCCCGCGTCGCCCGCACCGGCACGGACCTCACGCTCGCCGCCTACGGGCCGATGGTGAAGGTCTGCCTGGAGGCCGCCGCGGCCGCCCAGGAGGAGGGCAAGTCGGTCGAGGTCCTGGACCTGCGCTCGATGTCCCCGATCGACTTCGACGCCGTCCAGCGGTCGGTGGAGAAGACCCGCCGGCTCGTCGTCGTCCACGAGGCCCCCGTCTTCTACGGCTCCGGAGCGGAGATCGCCGCCCGCATCACGGAGCGGTGCTTCTACCACCTCGAGGCGCCGGTGCTGAGGGTCGGCGGCTTCCACGCCCCGTACCCGCCGGCGCGGCTGGAGGAGGAGTACCTTCCGGGACTTGACCGGGTGCTCGACGCCGTCGACCGCTCGCTGGCGTACTGAGGAGAACTGCTGTGATCCGTGAGTTCAAGATGCCCGACGTGGGCGAGGGTCTCACCGAGGCCGAAATCCTCAAGTGGTACGTCCAGCCCGGCGACACCGTGACCGACGGACAGGTCGTGTGCGAGGTCGAGACGGCGAAGGCGGCGGTGGAGCTGCCGATTCCGTACGACGGCGTCGTGCACGAGCTGCGCTTCGACGAGGGCACGACGGTGGACGTCGGCACCGCGATCATCGCCGTCGACGTGGCGCCGGGACCGGGCGAGGAGCCGCCGCCGGCGGCGACCGAGCCCACGCTCGCCGCCGCCGAGCCGGAGGCCGAGGCCAAGCCCGCGGGCCGCCAGCCCGTGCTCGTCGGCTACGGCGTGGCCGAGTCCTCCACCAAGCGCCGTCCCCGCAAGGGCACCTCGGTGCCGGAGCAGGCTCAGGCCGCGCAGGTCCAGGCCGCCGTACAGGCCGAGCTGAACGGACACGGGACCGCGGCGCCCGAGGCCCCCGCGGCTCCCACCGCACGGCCGCTCGCCAAGCCGCCGGTCCGCAAGCTGGCCAAGGACCTCGGCGTGGACCTCGCCATGGTCGTGCCCAGCGGCCCCGACGGGATCATCACCCGCGAGGACGTCCACGCGGCGGTGGCTCCGGCCGCGGTCCCCGCTCCCGTCCAGGCTCCCGAGCCCGTGGCGGCGGCGCCGGTGGCGGCGCCCGCCCCGGTGGCCGGCGCCCGCGAGACCCGCATCCCGATCAAGGGTGTCCGGAAGGCCACCGCGCAGGCGATGATCGGATCGGCCTTCACCGCGCCGCACGTCACCGAGTTCGTCACGGTCGACGTCACGCGCACGATGCGGCTGGTCGAGGAGCTGAAGTCCGACAAGGACATGGCCGGGCTGCGGGTGAACCCCCTGCTGCTCATCGCCAAGGCGCTGCTCGTCGCGATCCGGCGCAACCCGGAGGTCAACGCCGCCTGGGACGAGGCGAACCAGGAGATCGTGCTCAAGCACTACGTCAACCTGGGCATCGCCGCCGCCACTCCGCGCGGTCTGATCGTGCCGAACATCAAGGACGCGCACGACAAGACCCTGCCGCAGCTGGCCGAGGCCCTCGGCGAGCTGGTGGCCACGGCCCGTGAGGGGAAGACGACGCCCGCGGCCATGCAGGGCGGCACGGTCACCATCACCAACGTCGGCGTCTTCGGTGTCGACACCGGTACGCCGATCCTCAACCCCGGCGAGTCGGCGATCCTCGCGGTCGGCGCGATCAAGCTCCAGCCGTGGGTCCACAAGGGCAAGGTCAAGCCCCGTCAGGTCACCACCCTGGCGCTGTCCTTCGACCACCGACTGGTCGACGGCGAGCTGGGCTCCAAGGTCCTGGCGGATGTCGCCGCGATCCTGGAGCAGCCGAAGAGGCTCATCACCTGGGCCTAGGCCGGACACGGCGGCCCCTCAGGGGCTGCCGCACCGCCGGACGAGGACACGAGAAAGGTCCCGGGACGCCGCCGCGTCCCGGGACCTCTTCGTCTGCAAGGAGGTGCGGTGATCAGTCCCGCTGGGCGCCGGCCGGGAGCGAACGCAGCTCCATCGTGCGGGCGGTGGTGGAGGCGAAGCCGAAGTCGAGCAGCTTCGCCGCGTCCGTGAAGCGCGCGTCCCCGCTGGACGACGCCAGGATGACGCCGGTGTACGTCTTGCCGTTGCGGGTCGCCGCGAAGACGAGGCAGGGGCCGGCCGACGTGCCGGTGCCGGTCTTCACACCGATGGCACCGTTGTAGGAGCCCAGCAGCTTGTTGGTGTTGTACCAGGTGTACGTGCGGGTGGTGCCGGTGCTGGTCGTCGCGGGGGCCTTGTACGACGTCGGCTTGACGACCTCGCGGAAGACGGAGCTGCTCATCGCGTGGCGGGCGAGCTTCGCCAGGTCCCACGGGGTGGTGTAGTTGTTCCCCGTCGTCGAGATGCCGTCGAACGAGTCGAACTTGGTGTTGACCAGGCCGAGCTGCTTGGCCTTCGTGTTCATCTTGCCGATGAAGGACTTCGTGCGGGCCGCGGTCGTGGTGCCGGTGCCGAAGGTGTCGGCGAGGGCGTACGCGGCGTCGCAGCCGGACGGCAGCATCAGGCCGGACAGCAGCTGGCGGACGGTCAGCTTGTCACCGGTGCGCAGGTCCGCGGTGCTCGCGCCGTTCCTGGTGACGTAGTCCCGGTACACCTGCTTGACGGTGACCTTCTTGTTGAGGTCCACGCCGGGCTGGGTGAGGACCGTGATGGCCGTCACCAGTTTCGTCGTGCTCGCCATCTGGCGGCGCGTGTTGTTGGCCTTGCCGTATATCGGCTTGGCGTCCGCCTGGTCGAGCAGGAACCCGCCCTTGGCGGTGATGGACGGGATCGGCGTCGCCGCCTGCGCGGGGGCGGCCAGGGGCGAGGCCGTCAGCAGCAGACCACCCGCGAGAGCGACGGTGGCGGCGCGGCGCAAGCCCTTGTGGCTGTTATTCAAAGGAAACGCTCCGAATGATCGCGAATGCGTCGAAAGCCATGGCTTTCAGAGTCGATTGAGGCCACTGAGAAAGAAGGGTCCCGACACCAGACCCGCGAGTGAGGTGAATGGTTGTACGGGTGTCGTACATATCCCATCGACGCTTCCGGTGCCCAATCGGGCCGGCGCCGGGCCGGCCGCGTCCTGAATGGTGGACGGCACCTCCTGATGCACCCCTGTTGTATCTATGCTGTGCGCATGCCCGCCGCTCCCGTGAGACAGCCCCCTGCCGCCGACCGTGTCTACGCCCACATCAAGCAGGCCGTGCTCGACCGGCGCTACGAGGGCGGCACCCTCCTCACCGAGGGCGAACTCGCCGAGGCCGTCGGCGTCTCCCGGACGCCCGTGCGCGAGGCGCTCCTGAAGCTGGAGATGGAAGGGCTCCTCAAGCTCTATCCGAAGAAGGGCGCGCTCGTCCTCGCCGTCTCCGCGCAGGAGATCGCCGATGTCGTCGAAACCCGCCTGCTGGTCGAGGAGTTCGCCGTCCGCCGCGCCGTACCGGCACCGCCCCGGCTGATCGAGCGCCTGGAGGAGCTGCTGGAGGAGCAGACGCGGCGCGCCGAGTCCGGCGACCTCGCCGAGGTCGCCATCACCGACCGCAGCTTCCACGCGGAGATCGTCCGCCACGCCGGCAACGAGATCCTCTCCCGCCTCTACGACCAGCTGCGCGACCGCCAGCTGCGGATGGGCGTCGCCGTGATGCACTCGCACCCCGACCGGATCGCCAAGAACGTCACGGAGCACGCCGAGATCCTGGAAGCCATCAGGGACGGCGACACCGAGCGGGCCGCGGCCTGTGTGCGCCGGCACCTGAGCTGGGTCAAGGTGCTGGTCCGGGGTGAGGAGCGATGAGCTCGGCGTCCGTCTCCCTGCCCGGTGATCCTCCGGGCGGCCGCCGCGCCTTCCTCGTCTGGGGCATCGGCGTCGCCGTCTACTTCGTCGCCGTCATCTTCCGTACGTCCCTGGGGGTCGCCGGGCTCGACGCCGCCGACCGCTTCGACGTCAACGCCTCCGCGCTCTCGACGTTCTCCATACTCCAGTTGCTCGTCTACGCGGGCATGCAGATACCCGTCGGCCTGATGGTCGACCGGCTCGGCACCAAGAAGGTCCTCACCCTCGGCGTCGTCCTGTTCACCGCGGGACAGCTGGGCTTCGCGCTCTCGCCCTCGTACGGCATGGCCCTCGCGTCGCGTGCACTGCTCGGCTGCGGCGACGCGATGACCTTCATCAGCGTGCTGCGGCTCGGCTCACGCTGGTTCCCGGCCCGGCGCGGACCGTTCATCGCCCAGATCGCCGCCCTCTTCGGCATGGCGGGCAACCTCGTGTCGACGATCTTCATCTCCCGGCTGCTGCACGGCGTCGGCTGGACCGCGACGTTCGCCGGCAGCGCGGGGGCCGGAGTCCTCGTCCTGGTGCTGCTCGTGCTCTTCCTCAAGGACCACCCCGAGGGCCATGAACCGGCACCCGCCGAGCATGCCGGAGCCGCCTACGTCCGCCGGCAGATCGCCCGCTCCTGGCGCGAGCCCGGCACCCGGCTCGGTATGTGGGTGCACTTCACCACCCAGTTCCCGGCCATGGTGTTCCTGCTGCTGTGGGGCCTGCCGTTCCTCGTCGAGGCCCAGGGGCTGTCCCGGGAGACCGCGGGCGGGCTGCTCACCCTCGTGGTGGTCTCCAACATGATGGTCGGCCTCGTGTACGGGCAGGTCATCGCCCGGCACCATGGCGCGCGGGCGCCGCTCGCCCTCGGCACGGTCGCGGCGACGGCCACCGTATGGGCCACCACCCTGGCGTACCCGGGCGACCAGGCCCCCATGTGGCTGCTGATCACCCTGTGCGCCGTCCTCGGCGCCTGCGGCCCGGCCTCGATGATCGGCTTCGACTTCGCACGGCCCGCCAATCCGCCGGAGCGTCAGGGGACGGCGTCCGGCATCGTGAACATGGGCGGCTTCGTCGCCTCCATGACCACGCTGCTGGCGGTGGGCGTGCTGCTGGACGCGACAGGCGACAACTACCGGATCGCGTTCTCCTGCGTCTTCGTCCTGGAGGCGCTGGGCGTCGTCCAGATCCTGCGGCTGCGCTCGCGCACGGCGCGGCTGGAGCGGGAGCGGCTGGTGGCGAGCCGCGTGGAGGCGGTGCACGTCCCGGCGTGAGGTACGCGGTCGCCCGAACGACCTCTGTCCACCGCGTGACCACCGAGACGGTGCACACCGCGCGACTGTCGCATGCGGCGCACACCGCCTCGCGTTACGGCGTGACCGTGAACGACTCCAGGATCGCCGCCGCCAGGTCCGCGTCGCCCTCGACCTTGATCCGGTCGGCGACGGCCGCGGGCCTCACCCGGCCGGCCGCGAGACGCACGTACGTCTCCCAGTCCAGCGCCAGCGTCGCCGCCGGGCCCAACGAGGGCGCACCGTCTATCGAACCGCGCCCGTCGGCGTCCACCCGGACCGTCCGCAGGAACTCCACCGGACCGTGCACATCGAAGACGACGGCCGAACCGGGGGGCGCGCCCGCGTCCTTGGCGACGACCTTCGGCAGGACCGCGAGGAAGTTGTCACGGGTGACGAGCGCGCCGGGGGAGTCGAGGTTGCCCGGCCTGTTGAGCGCGACGCGGAGGTCCTGCTCGTGCAGCCAGACGTCGAACGCCCGCATCCGGTAGGCCAGTTCCAGCGTCTGCTCGGCGCCGAGCGGGGCACGGACCTTGGTGTCGGGCGTACGGCTCTCGTTCCGCAGCTGCCGGTTCCGCCGGATGATCGTGTACTCGAGCTCGGAGGTCATCTCCGGCGCCGTGTGGTGGCGGCGCACATCGACCTGCATCTCCATGTAGCGCGAGAACTCATCGCGTACGTGGTAGAGATCGCGCGGCAGCGTATGGATCGGCCGGGGGTCACCGAGCATCTCGCACTCCATGCCGATGACGTGCGACACGATGTCGCGCACCGACCACCCGGGGCACGGCGTTGCGCGGTTCCACTCACCCTCGGCGAGTGGCTGCACCAGCTCGGATATCGCTTCGATGGAGTGGGTCCAGGCGTCGGCGTAGGTCTGGAGACTGGGATGGACGGTCACGGAACCCCTCGGCGGTTGTGCGCGGGCTGGGAGCTGGGCAGCTGCCGGGGGTCCTGGGGGTGACCCCCGGGAGAGAACAGTACGCTGCCCTTGGGCACCCCGGCAGTGCTTTCGTGTGACGATCGTAGGCCCGTGTTGACGGCTCGAATGCCAGGACGGTGGTAGTGTGCGCGCCTCACTCATCCAGATCGCAGTAGACCGGGACGAATCCATCGATTCCCGTCGGAAGCGAGTGGCTGCTCTCGTACGCGAACAGCGCGGCGCCGACCTGGTCGTCCTCCCCGAACTGTGGCCCGTCGGAGCCTTCGCGTACGAGTCGTTCGAGGCGGAGGCCGAACCGCTGGACGGCCCCACGCACGACGCCATGGCCAAGGCCGCGAGCGACGCGGGCGTCTGGCTCCACGCGGGCTCCGTCGTCGAGCGCGGTCACGAGGGCCGCCTCTACAACACCTCGCTCGTCTACTCCCCCGACGGACGCCTCGTCAGCGTCTACCGGAAGATCCACCGCTTCGGCTTCGACAAGGGCGAGGCGGTGATGATGGCCGCCGGCGAGGACCTGGTGACCGTACGGCTTCCCGGCACCACGCTCGGCCTCGCCACCTGCTACGACCTGCGCTTCCCCGAACTCTTCCGCGGGCTGGTCGACGCCGGTGCGGAAGTCCTCGTCGTCCCCGCGGGCTGGCCGGAGCGCCGCCGCGCCCACTGGACCCTGCTGGCCCGCGCCCGCGCGGTCGAGAACCAGGCGTACGTCCTCGCCTGCGGCACCGCCGGCACCCACGCGGGCGTCGAGCAGGCGGGGCACAGCATCGTCGTCGACCCCTGGGGCGAGGTCCTCGTGGAGGCGGGCGCGGCGGAGGAGATCCTCACCGTCGACCTCGACCCGGCGAAGCCGTCCCTGACACGCGAGCAGTTCCCGGCCCTCAAGGACCGCCGCCTGGGCCTGGACGCCCCGCGCCACTGACTCCGCCGCTCGACACGGCCGGCCAGGAGACGGACAGGCGCCCCGTACTCGGCGTACCGCTTGCGCTCGATGACGGGGCCGGTCACGGCGATGGCATGCTTGAAGCATGGACGATTCCACCCCCGCGCCCCGCCGCCGTGCCCGTGTCCGTGCTCCCGAGCTGATCGGCAAGGGTGGCTGGCTGAACACGGGTGGCAAGGAACTGACGCTCGCCGGCCTTCGGGGACGGATCGTCGTGCTCGATTTTTGGACGTTTTGTTGCATCAATTGTCTGCACGTCCTGGACGAGCTGCGTGAGCTGGAGGAGAAGCACCGCGACACGATGGTGATCATCGGTGTCCACTCGCCGAAGTTCGTGCACGAGGCCGAGCACCAGGCCGTCGCCGACGCCGTCGAGCGGTACGAGGTGCACCACCCCGTCCTCGACGACCCCGAGCTCGCCACGTGGAAGCAGTACGCGGTACGGGCCTGGCCGACGCTCGTGGTGATCGACCCCGAGGGGTACGTCGTCGCGCAGCACGCGGGGGAGGGGCACGCGCACGCCATCGGGCGGCTCGTGGCGGAGCTGGAGGCCGAGCACGAGGCGAAGGGGACGCTGCGGCGCGGGGACGGGCCGTACGTACCGCCGGAGCCGGTCGCGACGGATCTGCGCTTCCCCGGGAAGGCGCTGCGGCTGCCGTCCGGGCACTTCCTGGTCTCGGACTCGACCCGGCACCAGTTGGTCGAGCTGGCGGCGGACGGCGAGAGCGTCGTGCGGCGGATCGGTGACGGGGAGTTCCGGGAGCCGCAGGGGCTCGCGCTGCTGCCGGACGGACGGGTGATCGTCGCCGACACCGTGAACCACGCACTGCGTACGTACGACCCGGGGACCGGCGCGATCGAGCGGGTCGCCGGGACCGGGCGGCAGTGGTGGCAGGGGTCGCCGACGTCGGGGCCCGCGCTGGAGGTGGATCTGTCGTCGCCGTGGGACGTGGCCTGGTGGCAGGGCAAGGTCTGGATCGCGATGGCCGGCGTCCACCAGCTGTGGACGTACGACCCGGAGAGCGGCACGGTCGAGGTGGCCGCCGGGACGACCAACGAGGGGCTCGTCGACGGGCCGGCCGCCGAGGCGTGGTTCGCGCAGCCGTCCGGGCTCGCCGCCACCGAGGACCGGCTGTGGATCGCCGACTCGGAGACGTCCGCGCTGCGCTGGATCGACACCGAAGGCGTCGTCCACAGCGCTGTCGGCACGGGTCTCTTCGACTTCGGGCACCGGGACGGGGACGCCGGACAGGCCCTGCTCCAGCACCCGTTGGGCGTGACCGCGCTGCCGGACGGCTCGGTGGCCGTGTCCGACACGTACAACCACGCGCTGCGTCGTTACGACCCGGCGACGGGTCAGGTGACGACCCTCGCCATGGATCTGCGTGAGCCGTCCGACGCCGTGCTGGACGGGGACGAGATCGTCGTCGTCGAGTCGGCCCGGCACCGGCTGACCCGGCTGCGGCTGCCCGAGGAGGCGGTACGGGTCGAGGCCGTCGCGCACCGTACGCAGCGCGCCGCGACCGAGGTGGCGCCCGGGACGCTGCGGCTCGACGTGATCTTCCAGGCTCCCGCGGGGCAGAAGCTCGACACCCGCTACGGGCCTTCGACGCGGCTGCTCGTCTCCTCGACGCCGCCGGAGCTGCTGGCGGGCGGTGAGGGCGCGGGTACGGATCTGTTCCGCGAGCTGGAGCTGAACCCGGCGGTGACGGAGGGCGTGCTGCACGTCTCGGCGATGGCCGCGTCGTGCGACGACGATCCTGCGAACGAGTACCCGGCCTGCCATGTGCACCAGCAGGACTGGGGTGTTCCGGTCCGGGTGACGGAAGGCGGGGCGGCGAGGCTGCCGTTGGTGCTCGCGGGCATGGACGGGTAGGTGCGGGTGGGTGCTCGGCCTCGGGCGACCGGGTGCCGGGCCTGCCGGGCGGTGCCGGGGCGACCGGGTGCCGGGCCTGCCGGGCGGTGCCGGGGCGACCGGGTGCCGGGCCTGCCGGGCACAGGAGGACGCCGGCGTCAGTGGAACAGTCCCTGCTTCGCCGATATGTGTCCCGTCGCTCCGTCGAGGCAACCGGCCACCCACAACCCCGGGTCGTGGGTGGCCCTGCGGCCGCCGAATCCCTCGGCCAGCATCCGTGCGCAGCCGCCGCTCAGCAGCTCCTTCGTCCGCTCCCCCGACACGTCGGCCTGCCGGATGCGTGTGGCGAGCAGATATCCGCCCTCGTAGGCGACGTCGTCGCCCCAGGGCGGACGGTCGTTGTACTGCCCGACGAGTACGGCGGCCAGCGCGCCGGCCAGTGCCACGATCGCGGTGAGCGTGGCGGTCAACTTCCCGCGTGACGGGCCCCGATGACGTACGAGAGCCGTCTGCTGTCCCAGCAGAACCATGCCGGACACGGTGTCAGGCGGGGGGTTTCGCGGATGTTGCCGTCGGCCGTGGTCAGGGGCGGTGTCCGGGCGTGCCTCCCTCGTCCACGTACGTCGGCGCGACCGGCGGGACGACCGCGCGCCGCCGCTTGGCGATGCTCGTGAAGGTGGCGACGCCGATGACGCCCACCGCCATCATGATCAGTCCGACCAGGTCGAGGTTGACGCTCTCGGTCTGCCAGTCGGTCGCGAAGGTGAGAATGGCCCCCGCGCCGATCAGCAGAATGCAGCCTCCCAGGCCCATGATGTCCGCCTCCTGAAAGCAGTTGGCTTCTTCGGGTACCCCGGTCCGGAACAGCCATGCCCCGACGGCGGGTTCATCCCTCCAGGAAGGCCACCAGCGCGTTGGCCAGCAGATACGGGTCCTTCGCGCCGCACAGTTCGCGGGCGCTGTGCATCGACAGGATGGCCACGCCGATGTCGACGGTCCGGATCCCGTGCCGGGCGGCGGTGATCGGGCCGATCGTCGTCCCGCACGGCATCGCGTTGTTGGAGACGAACGTCTGCCACTCCACCCCGGCACGCTCGCACGCGTCGGCGAACACGGCCCGGCCGCTGCCGTCCGTCGCGTACCGCTGGTTCACGTTGACCTTCAGGATGGGGCCGCCGCCCGCGCGGGGGTGGTGCGTCGGGTCGTGCCGCTCGGCGTAGTTGGGGTGGACGGCGTGCCCGGTGTCGGACGAGAGGCAGATCGTGCCCGCGAAGGCGCGCGCCCGGTCCTCGTACGTACCGCCGCGCGCGAACACCGAGCGCTCCAGCACCGATCCGAGCAGCGGGCCGTCGGCGCCGGTGTCCGCCTGGGAGCCGTTCTCCTCGTGGTCGAAGGCGGCGAGGACCGGGATGTACGGCAGGTCGGCCCGGCGGGACACGGCGGCGAGCGCGGCCGTTCCCGCGTGCACGGACAGCAGGTTGTCCATTCGTGGCCCGGCCACGAGTTCGCGGTCGCGCCCGAGGAACGCGGGCGCCTCCAGCGCGTGGGTCATCAGGTCCCAGCCGGTGACGTCCCCGGCGGTCAGGCCGGTCTCCTCCTCCAGGAAGGAGATCAGGTCGCGCTCGCCGACGGTGTTGCCGAGGCCCCAGATGGGCTGCATGTGCTTCTGCTTGTCGAGCTGCAGCCCCTTCTCGTAGATCGAGCGGTCCATGTGGATGGCCAGCTGGGGCACGCGCAGCAGCGGGCGGTCGATGTTGACCAGCCGGGTCGTGCCGTCCCGCAGGGAGAGCCGGCCGGCCAGGCCCAGGTCGCGGTCGAGCCAGGAGTTGAGCAGCGGCCCGCCGTAGATCTCGACGGCCACCTGGCGCCACCCGTGCGCGCCCATGTCGGGCTGCGGCTTCACCCGCAGGTTCGGCGAGTCCGTGTGTGCGCCGACGATGCGGAAGGGCGTGTGCGGCGTCGCGCCCTCCGGCACGTACCAGGCGATGATCGCGCCGCCCCGCAGCACGTACGTGCCGCCGGTTCCGCCGTCCCAGGCGTCGGTCTCCGCGACCTGCCGGAAGCCGGCCTTCTCCAGGCGCTCGGCGGCGTTCGCCACGGCGTGGTACGGCGACGGGCTCGCCGCCAGGAAGGACATCAGGTCCTCGGTGTGTGCGCGGTCGAAGCGGTCGACGCGGGAGGGTGCGCTGCTGCTCATGGTGTTCACCTTAACGACGGCCGGGGGCCCGCTCCCAGGAAGGGAAGCGGGCCCCCGGACCGAGCGCTGCTCGGGTGCGGACCTGGCGGTGGTTCTAGAACGCCGCCTCGTCCAGCTCCATCAGCTCGTTGTCGACGCCCTCGGCGATCTCGCGGGCGAGCGAGACGCCCGGCAGGACGTCGG includes:
- a CDS encoding maleylpyruvate isomerase family mycothiol-dependent enzyme codes for the protein MTVHPSLQTYADAWTHSIEAISELVQPLAEGEWNRATPCPGWSVRDIVSHVIGMECEMLGDPRPIHTLPRDLYHVRDEFSRYMEMQVDVRRHHTAPEMTSELEYTIIRRNRQLRNESRTPDTKVRAPLGAEQTLELAYRMRAFDVWLHEQDLRVALNRPGNLDSPGALVTRDNFLAVLPKVVAKDAGAPPGSAVVFDVHGPVEFLRTVRVDADGRGSIDGAPSLGPAATLALDWETYVRLAAGRVRPAAVADRIKVEGDADLAAAILESFTVTP
- a CDS encoding carbon-nitrogen family hydrolase, which produces MRASLIQIAVDRDESIDSRRKRVAALVREQRGADLVVLPELWPVGAFAYESFEAEAEPLDGPTHDAMAKAASDAGVWLHAGSVVERGHEGRLYNTSLVYSPDGRLVSVYRKIHRFGFDKGEAVMMAAGEDLVTVRLPGTTLGLATCYDLRFPELFRGLVDAGAEVLVVPAGWPERRRAHWTLLARARAVENQAYVLACGTAGTHAGVEQAGHSIVVDPWGEVLVEAGAAEEILTVDLDPAKPSLTREQFPALKDRRLGLDAPRH
- a CDS encoding NHL domain-containing thioredoxin family protein, with the protein product MDDSTPAPRRRARVRAPELIGKGGWLNTGGKELTLAGLRGRIVVLDFWTFCCINCLHVLDELRELEEKHRDTMVIIGVHSPKFVHEAEHQAVADAVERYEVHHPVLDDPELATWKQYAVRAWPTLVVIDPEGYVVAQHAGEGHAHAIGRLVAELEAEHEAKGTLRRGDGPYVPPEPVATDLRFPGKALRLPSGHFLVSDSTRHQLVELAADGESVVRRIGDGEFREPQGLALLPDGRVIVADTVNHALRTYDPGTGAIERVAGTGRQWWQGSPTSGPALEVDLSSPWDVAWWQGKVWIAMAGVHQLWTYDPESGTVEVAAGTTNEGLVDGPAAEAWFAQPSGLAATEDRLWIADSETSALRWIDTEGVVHSAVGTGLFDFGHRDGDAGQALLQHPLGVTALPDGSVAVSDTYNHALRRYDPATGQVTTLAMDLREPSDAVLDGDEIVVVESARHRLTRLRLPEEAVRVEAVAHRTQRAATEVAPGTLRLDVIFQAPAGQKLDTRYGPSTRLLVSSTPPELLAGGEGAGTDLFRELELNPAVTEGVLHVSAMAASCDDDPANEYPACHVHQQDWGVPVRVTEGGAARLPLVLAGMDG
- a CDS encoding M18 family aminopeptidase, which encodes MSSSAPSRVDRFDRAHTEDLMSFLAASPSPYHAVANAAERLEKAGFRQVAETDAWDGGTGGTYVLRGGAIIAWYVPEGATPHTPFRIVGAHTDSPNLRVKPQPDMGAHGWRQVAVEIYGGPLLNSWLDRDLGLAGRLSLRDGTTRLVNIDRPLLRVPQLAIHMDRSIYEKGLQLDKQKHMQPIWGLGNTVGERDLISFLEEETGLTAGDVTGWDLMTHALEAPAFLGRDRELVAGPRMDNLLSVHAGTAALAAVSRRADLPYIPVLAAFDHEENGSQADTGADGPLLGSVLERSVFARGGTYEDRARAFAGTICLSSDTGHAVHPNYAERHDPTHHPRAGGGPILKVNVNQRYATDGSGRAVFADACERAGVEWQTFVSNNAMPCGTTIGPITAARHGIRTVDIGVAILSMHSARELCGAKDPYLLANALVAFLEG